The proteins below come from a single Burkholderia sp. FERM BP-3421 genomic window:
- a CDS encoding efflux transporter outer membrane subunit, with product MTPSHRSRCLLAALAAAGALAGCTVGPDYRGAPDAAAPGDHFVRAPAGGVRTAAPAPSRWWRALDDAQLDALIDAALAHNPDLRAAQARLREARAQLTQQRANALPKVSTDAAALRTRSPDLGTLALPSSALPASLGGGGPLQLYTAGFDASWEIDLFGGTRRAIEAASAQADAVQADLADTQVSLAAEVASAYIDLRDQQQRLALSRRSAGLQQQMLALTQQRRARGVADDSDIERLTSQLENTRATLIPLDAQITDSLDRLAVLTGQAPGALDAALGDARALPALPAEVAIGDPTALLQRRPDIRAAERRLASSNAQIGEHVADFFPKLTLLGDLGFSASDPGHLLRKRDFSWLGAPYLQWNVLDFGRTLGAVHAAEASRDEADARYVKTVLAALQDANSALSRYGHQRDHVDTLQKVAASADHAETLLRARYTAGVSTLIDLLDTQRDALGAQQNVIAGRAELLKDFVSLQKSLGLGWQAAPA from the coding sequence ATGACGCCTTCCCATCGTTCCCGTTGCCTGCTCGCCGCGCTCGCGGCCGCTGGCGCGCTCGCGGGCTGCACGGTCGGCCCCGACTACCGCGGCGCGCCCGACGCGGCCGCGCCGGGCGACCACTTCGTGCGCGCGCCCGCCGGCGGCGTGCGCACCGCCGCGCCCGCGCCGAGCCGCTGGTGGCGCGCGCTCGACGATGCGCAGCTCGATGCGCTGATCGACGCGGCACTCGCCCACAATCCGGATCTGCGCGCCGCGCAGGCGCGCCTGCGCGAGGCGCGCGCGCAGCTCACGCAGCAGCGCGCGAACGCCCTGCCCAAGGTGTCGACGGATGCCGCCGCGCTGCGCACCCGCTCGCCCGACCTCGGCACGCTCGCGCTGCCCAGCAGCGCGCTGCCCGCCTCGCTCGGCGGCGGCGGACCGCTGCAGCTCTACACGGCGGGCTTCGATGCCAGTTGGGAGATCGACCTGTTCGGCGGCACCCGACGCGCGATCGAAGCCGCGTCCGCGCAGGCCGACGCGGTGCAGGCCGATCTCGCCGACACCCAGGTGTCGCTCGCGGCCGAGGTCGCGAGCGCGTACATCGACCTGCGCGACCAGCAGCAGCGGCTCGCGCTGTCGCGCCGCTCGGCCGGGCTCCAGCAGCAGATGCTCGCGCTCACGCAACAGCGCCGCGCACGCGGCGTCGCCGACGACAGCGACATCGAACGACTCACCAGCCAGCTGGAAAACACGCGTGCGACGCTGATCCCGCTCGACGCCCAGATCACCGATTCGCTCGACCGGCTCGCGGTGCTGACCGGCCAGGCGCCCGGCGCGCTCGACGCCGCGCTCGGCGACGCGCGCGCGCTGCCCGCGCTGCCCGCCGAGGTCGCGATCGGCGACCCGACCGCGCTGTTGCAGCGGCGGCCCGACATCCGCGCGGCCGAGCGCCGGCTCGCGTCGAGCAACGCGCAGATCGGCGAACACGTCGCTGACTTCTTCCCGAAGCTCACGCTGCTCGGCGATCTCGGCTTCAGCGCGAGCGATCCCGGCCACCTGCTGCGCAAGCGCGATTTCAGCTGGCTCGGCGCGCCCTATCTGCAATGGAACGTGCTGGACTTCGGCCGCACGCTCGGCGCGGTGCACGCGGCCGAGGCGTCGCGCGACGAGGCGGACGCGCGCTACGTGAAAACCGTGCTGGCCGCGCTGCAGGATGCGAATTCCGCGCTGTCGCGCTACGGCCATCAGCGCGATCACGTCGACACGCTGCAGAAGGTGGCCGCCTCGGCGGACCATGCGGAAACACTGCTGCGCGCGCGCTACACGGCCGGCGTCTCGACCCTGATCGACCTGCTCGACACGCAGCGCGACGCGCTCGGCGCGCAACAGAACGTGATTGCCGGCCGCGCGGAATTGCTGAAGGATTTCGTGTCGCTGCAGAAGAGCCTGGGGCTCGGCTGGCAGGCGGCGCCCGCGTGA
- a CDS encoding MDR family MFS transporter, translating to MTDARPPAPAEARASAADWIAVAAGALGALMATLDISITNSALPQIQGAIGATGTEGTWISTGYLMSEIVMIPLAAWLTRVFGLRNFLLTNSALFIVFSMMCGWSHSLAAMVAGRIGQGFTGGALIPTAQTIIRTRLPMSQLPVGMTVFGLIVLLGPLFGPVVGGWLAENISWSWCFFLNLPVCLLLMTLLLVGLPSERPQWHAFLNADWLGIAGLAIGLSSLTVVLEEGQRERWFESHMIVTLSWISFAGMVLIALSQRFAKRPIMRLSLMRNPRYASVILIVSAVGAALYGVSYLLPQFLSLVAGYNAAQSGAIMLLSGLPAFLVMPILPRLLGKVDFRILVITGLLLFFTSCMLDIDLTAQSVGHDFVWSQLIRGIAQMLAMMPLNQASMAAVAREDSGDAAGLYNMARNLGGSIGLAIIGTVIDRRTTFHAAMLRESVSANSPLGQDRLAANAAGWFAQTGDLAYAQLRALGQFAAQIQQQALVMTFSETFYLLGLALLACVPLALLLRTPRHPASPADAGH from the coding sequence GTGACTGACGCCCGCCCGCCGGCCCCGGCCGAAGCGCGCGCGAGCGCCGCCGACTGGATCGCGGTGGCGGCGGGCGCGCTCGGCGCGCTGATGGCGACGCTCGACATCTCGATCACCAACTCGGCCCTGCCGCAGATCCAGGGCGCGATCGGCGCGACCGGCACCGAAGGCACCTGGATCTCGACCGGCTACCTGATGTCGGAGATCGTGATGATCCCGCTCGCCGCGTGGCTCACGCGCGTGTTCGGCCTGCGCAATTTCCTGCTGACCAACTCGGCGCTGTTCATCGTGTTCTCGATGATGTGCGGCTGGTCGCATTCGCTCGCGGCAATGGTGGCCGGCCGCATCGGGCAGGGCTTCACGGGCGGCGCGCTGATCCCGACCGCACAGACCATCATCCGCACCCGGCTGCCGATGTCGCAGTTGCCCGTCGGCATGACGGTGTTCGGCCTGATCGTGCTGCTCGGTCCGCTGTTCGGCCCGGTCGTGGGCGGCTGGCTCGCGGAGAACATCAGCTGGAGCTGGTGCTTCTTCCTGAACCTGCCGGTCTGCCTGCTGCTGATGACCTTGCTGCTGGTCGGCCTGCCATCCGAGCGCCCGCAATGGCACGCGTTCCTCAATGCCGACTGGCTCGGCATCGCCGGGCTCGCGATCGGCCTCAGCTCGCTCACCGTCGTGCTCGAGGAAGGCCAGCGCGAACGCTGGTTCGAGTCGCACATGATCGTGACGCTGAGCTGGATCTCGTTCGCCGGGATGGTGTTGATCGCGCTATCGCAGCGCTTCGCGAAACGGCCGATCATGCGCCTGAGCCTGATGCGCAACCCGCGCTACGCGAGCGTGATCCTGATCGTGTCCGCGGTCGGCGCGGCGCTGTACGGCGTGTCCTATCTGCTGCCGCAGTTCCTGAGCCTCGTGGCCGGCTACAACGCCGCGCAGTCGGGCGCGATCATGCTGCTGTCCGGGCTGCCCGCCTTCCTCGTGATGCCGATCCTGCCGCGCCTGCTCGGCAAGGTCGACTTCCGGATCCTCGTGATCACGGGGCTGCTGCTGTTCTTCACGAGCTGCATGCTCGACATCGACCTCACCGCGCAAAGCGTGGGGCACGACTTCGTGTGGTCGCAGCTGATCCGCGGCATCGCACAGATGCTCGCGATGATGCCGCTCAACCAGGCGTCGATGGCCGCCGTCGCGCGCGAGGATTCCGGCGACGCCGCCGGCCTCTACAACATGGCGCGCAATCTCGGCGGCTCGATCGGGCTCGCGATCATCGGCACGGTGATCGATCGGCGCACGACCTTCCACGCCGCGATGCTGCGCGAATCGGTCAGCGCCAATTCGCCGCTCGGCCAGGACCGGCTCGCGGCCAACGCCGCCGGCTGGTTCGCGCAGACGGGCGACCTCGCCTACGCGCAATTGCGCGCGCTGGGCCAGTTCGCCGCGCAGATCCAGCAGCAGGCGCTCGTGATGACGTTTTCGGAAACCTTCTACCTGCTCGGTCTCGCGCTGCTCGCCTGCGTGCCGCTCGCGCTGCTGCTGCGGACCCCGCGCCACCCGGCGTCGCCCGCCGATGCCGGCCATTGA
- a CDS encoding DUF4377 domain-containing protein, whose translation MIPTFRTPLLLAAVTLAGAAGLAGCQTNDAPAPVAAQRPADGQAVTRTVYVAPQKARCVGVAPMECLQVRNTPNEPWSLWYAGIEGFDFQPGFQYVLEINEYKVPNPPADGSSIRWVLKRVVQRQPG comes from the coding sequence ATGATCCCGACCTTTCGCACGCCGCTGCTGCTCGCGGCCGTCACGCTGGCCGGCGCGGCCGGTCTCGCCGGCTGCCAGACCAACGACGCGCCGGCGCCCGTCGCCGCGCAACGGCCGGCCGACGGCCAGGCGGTGACCCGCACCGTCTATGTCGCGCCGCAGAAGGCGCGCTGCGTCGGCGTCGCGCCGATGGAATGCCTGCAGGTGCGCAATACGCCGAACGAACCGTGGTCGCTCTGGTACGCGGGCATCGAGGGCTTCGATTTCCAGCCGGGCTTCCAGTACGTGCTCGAAATCAACGAATACAAGGTGCCGAATCCGCCCGCCGACGGCTCGTCGATCCGCTGGGTGCTGAAGCGCGTCGTGCAGCGTCAGCCGGGCTGA
- a CDS encoding FadR/GntR family transcriptional regulator, whose translation MQRDLHGQTAYRLATTILRGDYPPDATLPREADLMACYGVSRTVLREALRTLTSKGLLESRPKVGTRVRPRAAWNLLDADLLAWYAQVAPPLAFALKLQEMREMIEPHAAALAARAATADALAALGAAHAAMAAADQVDEWVRADLQFHLGVLAAGGNELLMPLGALIDRTLEAQLRVNARRADVFNASLAEHTAVYDAIVARDATRARAAMAALLAGTRARIEG comes from the coding sequence ATGCAACGCGATCTGCATGGACAAACCGCCTACCGGCTCGCCACGACGATCCTGCGCGGCGATTACCCGCCCGACGCGACGTTGCCGCGCGAGGCTGACCTGATGGCGTGCTACGGCGTGAGCCGGACTGTCTTGCGCGAGGCGCTGCGCACGCTGACCTCGAAGGGGCTGCTGGAGTCGCGCCCGAAAGTCGGCACGCGGGTGCGGCCGCGCGCGGCCTGGAACCTGCTCGATGCGGATCTGCTCGCGTGGTACGCGCAGGTCGCGCCGCCACTCGCGTTCGCGCTGAAGCTCCAGGAGATGCGCGAGATGATCGAGCCCCACGCCGCCGCGCTCGCGGCGCGCGCGGCCACGGCCGATGCGCTGGCCGCACTGGGCGCCGCGCACGCGGCGATGGCGGCCGCCGATCAGGTCGACGAATGGGTGCGCGCCGATCTGCAGTTCCATCTGGGCGTGCTGGCGGCGGGCGGCAACGAGCTGCTGATGCCGCTCGGCGCGCTGATCGACCGCACGCTCGAGGCGCAATTGCGCGTGAACGCGCGGCGCGCCGACGTGTTCAATGCGTCGCTCGCGGAGCATACGGCGGTGTACGACGCGATCGTCGCGCGCGATGCGACGCGCGCGCGGGCGGCGATGGCCGCTTTGCTGGCGGGCACGCGCGCGCGCATCGAGGGTTGA
- a CDS encoding GFA family protein: MLHTGSCHCGNVKFEVEGEIDGALACNCSICARKGALLWFVPRDALHLLTPQDALRAYTFNQHVIQHRFCPTCGIHPFAEAVDPTGRPMAAINLRCVDGVDVDAVPVRHYDGRSR; this comes from the coding sequence ATGCTGCATACCGGCAGTTGCCATTGCGGCAACGTGAAGTTCGAGGTGGAAGGCGAGATCGACGGCGCGCTCGCGTGCAACTGCTCGATCTGCGCGCGCAAGGGTGCGCTGCTGTGGTTCGTGCCGCGCGACGCGCTGCATCTGCTCACGCCGCAGGATGCGCTGCGCGCCTACACGTTCAACCAGCACGTGATCCAGCACCGTTTCTGTCCGACCTGCGGGATCCATCCGTTCGCCGAGGCCGTCGATCCGACGGGCCGGCCGATGGCGGCGATCAATCTGCGCTGCGTGGACGGCGTCGACGTGGACGCGGTGCCGGTTCGCCACTACGACGGGCGCTCGCGCTGA